The Daphnia carinata strain CSIRO-1 chromosome 2, CSIRO_AGI_Dcar_HiC_V3, whole genome shotgun sequence genome has a segment encoding these proteins:
- the LOC130685969 gene encoding uncharacterized protein LOC130685969, translating to MRSQSACGFLVLVVLGCVLPTIFAATSNIAYGHQENELAVNDRNDLTDVDENALIAFIIKKFGCAAVRAAATACKLIRNAEINDEVLLERSGDESMDQIDMNAVDLAKKYGCRIVKLLAKACKII from the exons ATGCGTTCGCAGTCAGCTTGTGG ATTTTTAGTCTTGGTTGTTCTCGGTTGCGTGCTACCAACAATCTTTGCCGCTACGTCGAATATTGCATACGGTCACCAAGAAAACGAACTGGCAGTTAACGATAGAAACGATTTGACTGACGTCGATGAAAACGCGTTGATAGCGTTTATAATTAAG AAATTTGGATGCGCCGCGGTCAGAGCTGCTGCTACAGCGTGTAAGTTGATACGCAACGCTGAAATCAATGATGAAG TTCTGCTCGAGAGATCTGGTGACGAATCTATGGACCAAATTGACATGAATGCCGTGGATTTAGCTAAG AAATACGGTTGTAGGATAGTAAAACTCTTGGCGAAGGCTTGCAAGATAATCTAG